GCAACAGCAATCCGAGCGCATCATCGACGTGCACTGGGCGCCCTCACCGTCGTCAGTGTTTCTGGTCGCGATCCAGGTCGAGGCGCTCGACCGGCACCGCCTGCTGTCGGATGTGACCCGCGTGCTCGCCGACGAACGGGTGAACATCCTGTCGGCATCGGTCACCACATCCGCCGGTGATCGAGTCGCGATCAGCCGCTTCACATTTGAGATGGGCGATCCCAAACACCTGGGCCATTTGCTCGACGTGGTCCGCAATGTCGAGGGCGTCTACGACGTCTACCGGGTGACGTCGGCGGCCTGACGGGTGGCGGTCGCCGGACAGCGGGCCCTGGTCATGGGCGCGAGCGGCAACGTCGGTGCCTGCGTGACCCGCCACCTGGTGGCCGACGGGGCCGACGTCCGGGTGTTGTTGCGAAAGACCAGTTTTACCAAGGGCATCGACGGTCTTAGCGTCGATCGGCACTACGGTGATCTGTTCGACGGCGACGCGGTGGCCCGGGCGATGGCAGACCGCGAGGTGGTCTACTACTGCGTCGTGGACACTCGGGCGGAGTTGCGGGATCCCGCACCATTATTCGCCACCAACGTCGAAGCCCTTCGGCATGTGCTCGACGCGGCGGTGACCGCCGACGTGCAGCGCTTTGTCTTCCTGAGCACTATCGGCACCATCGCCGTGGGGTTCGACGGTCAGACCGTCGACGAGGACACCCCGTTCAACTGGGCGGACAAAGCCGGTGGTTACATCGCATCGCGCCGGGCCGCCGAAGCTCTGGTGCTGTCCTATGTGGCCGAGCAGGGGCTGCCAGCCGTCGTGGCCAACGTGTCGAACCCGTATGGGCCACCGGATTGGCAACCGCGCCAAGGCATGTTGGTCAAGCTCGCGGCCCAGGGCAAGATGCCGTTCTATGTCAGCGGCGTCGGCTCCGAAGTGGTCGGTATCGACGATGTCGCCGACGCGCTGCTCTTGGCCTCGGAGAGGGGCCGCATCGGTGAGCGCTACATCGTTTCGGAGCGCTACATGAGCCAGCGTGAACTGCTGACCATAGCCGCGCAGGCGGTCGGCGCGCGACCGCCCCGATTCGGCGTTCCAATGGCGGCGCTCTACGGCTTGGGCTGGATCAACGACGGGCTGGGGGCGTTGCTGCGCAAGGACTTTCCGATGAGTAGACAGAGCGCGCGGCTGGTCGAGCTGACATCACCGGCCAGCCACGCCAAGGCGAGCCGTGAATTGGGCTGGCATCCGACACCCACCGAGGATTCGATTCGACGGGCGGCCCGCACCTACGTCGAACGGTCAGTCGAGGCGGGCTGAGGTGATCGCGACCTCGTTCGCGGGCTTGCCGTCGTCGCCGCCTCCGGCGACGCCGCCGGAGGCGATCTTGTCGATCACCGCCAGCCCGGCCGGGGTGATCGTGCCGAAGATGGTGTAAGTGGGCGGCAGCAGTGAGTCGCGGTACACCATGAAGAACTGACTGCCGTTGGTGCCCGGTCCGGCATTAGCCATCGCTAGAGTTCCGCGTGGATAGACGACGGGTACTTTAAGCGCCGGTTCCCCGGGCGGGTACTGGATGGTCGGAAATTCGTTGGCGAACTGATAGCCGGGCCCGCCGGTGCCGTCGCCCTTAGGATCGCCGCACTGCAACACCGACAACGCACGGGCCGTGGTGAGGCGGTGACATTCGGTGTTGTCGAAATACGCCTGCTGCGCCAGACTCACGAAACTGCTGACGGTGCATGGTGATTCGTTGTTAGCCAGTTGCAAGGGAATTCGACCGCGGTCGGTGACAAAGGTCAGCCCGATCGTCGCCGGCTCTGTCGAGACCTTGCCGTTGGGCGGTGGGGCCGCCTGCTTGCCGGCCGGTTCGGTCGTCCGCGGGTACTGACAGTTCGCGCCGACCGACGGTCCGGGGAAGAACGGCGGCAGTTTCGGGCCGGTCACCGGCGGGACGGGCGGCAACGTCGACGTGGCGGCCGCCGCGGCACTGCTCGGCGTGGTGGCGGCGGCCTGGCCGGACTTGTGGTGCGAGCACGATGTCACGGTCAAGGCGACGGCGGTGATGCCGAGCAGGGCGGCAATGCGGGTCACTTTTATGGTCATTTAGTCCAACCTCACCGACGTGATGGTCACCTCGGAAGCCGGCGGTCCGTCCTCACCGCCGCCGGCGATGCCGCCCTTGGCGATCTTGTCCAGGGTGGCCAGCCCATCTTGCTGGATCTTGCCGAAGACGGTGTAGGCGGGCGGCAGCGGTGTGTCTTTGTAGACCAAGAAGAACTGGCTGCCGTTGGTATTCGGCCCGCTGTTTGCCATCGCCAACGTGCCGCGTGGATAGATCACCGGCTCGTGCGCCGCTGGGTCGCCGGGCGGATACTGATCGACCGGATATTCGTCGGCGAATCTGTACCCCGGCCCGCCGGTGCCGTCAGCGCTGGGGTCGCCGCACTGCAGGATGGACGTCGTGAGCCGGTGGCACTTCGTGCCGTCGAAAAACTTCTGTTGCGCCAGACTCGCGAAACTGTTGACGGTGCAGGGTGATTCGTTGTTTGACAGCAGCAGACCGATGTGGCCCTGGTTGGTGACCATGCTGACGCTGACCTGCGCTGGATCGGTGGGCACCTTGCCGGTACGGGGGAGGTTCGCAGGTTTGGCCGGCTGGCCGGACGGCGGGTACTGGCAGTCGGCGCCGATCGTGTCGTTCGGTTTGAACGCCGGCAGCGGAGCGCCCTTGGCGCTGGGAGCCGCACTCGAGGAGGTGTCGGAGCTGGCCGACGTCTTTTTGTCGTCGTGATTGGTCAGAACGACCGTTGCGACGATCGCGGCGGTCACGACGACTGCCGCGACCGATCCGCCGATGATTGCCAGTGTTCGACGACGACGGGCCTGCTGGGCGCGGCGTTCGAGCTGCCGCTCGAGTTTGCGCTTGGCTGACGCACGTCGTTGCTCGTTGCTCGGCACCGCCGGTCCCTTCATGATCGCGGTCTGGGTCTTGACGAGTGTGCCAGTTCACCTCCGAAAAGGGTGGCGCGACCCGTCGTCGCGGCATATGGCCCGACTCCTCAGCCGCCGATGCGCGGGCCGCATCGTCGTCGGGCGAGCTGAATGGGAAACTGGTGATCGTGTTGATCACCGGATTTCCTGCCGGGTTGCTGCAGTGCAACTGCTACGTGCTGGCTCCGCACCCCGGCGCCGACGCCATTGTCGTCGACCCGGGCCAGCGCGCGATGGGTCAGCTGCGTCGCATCCTCGACAAGAATCGGCTGACACCGGCGGCGGTGCTGCTCACGCACGGCCATATCGACCACATCTGGTCGGCTCAGAAGGTGTCAGACACGTATGGGTGCCCGGCGTACATCCATCCCGAGGACCGTTTCATGCTGACCGACCCGATCAAGGACTTCGGGCCCAAGATCGGCCAAATCCTGCTTGCGGCGATCTTCCGGGAGCCCAAGCAGGTCGTCGAACTGGACCGCGACGGGGACAAGATCGATCTGGCCGGAATCAGCGTCACCGTCGACCACACGCCGGGACATACCCGTGGATCGGTCGTCTTCCGGATCGACGGCGCCATGGGCGCCAAAGATGTAGCTCTCACCGGCGACACCTTGTTCCAGCGATCGGTAGGGCGCACCGATTTGTTCGGCGGCAGTGGACGCGACCTGCTGCGCTCGATTGTCGACAAGCTGTTGGTGCTCGATGACAGCACGGTGGTGCTGCCCGGGCATGGCAACGCCACCACCATTGGCGACGAGCGCCGGTTCAACCCGTTCATCGAGGGGCTGAGCCGGTGACGATGCAGTGCGTAGCGATGGGGAGGAGCGGCGCCGTTGAGTGAATTCAGTGCGCCCAAGGGCGTTCCGGATTACGTTCCGCCGGATTCAGCGCGGTTCGTCGCGGTGCGGGCGGCTCTGCTCGACGCCGCTCGCCGGGCGGGGTACAGCGATATCGAGTTGCCGATCTTCGAGGACACCGCGCTGTTCGCGCGCGGCGTGGGGGAGTCCACCGACGTCGTGTCGAAGGAGATGTACACCTTCGCCGACCGCGGCGACCGATCGGTGACCCTTCGGCCCGAAGGCACTGCGGGCGTGGTGCGCGCGGTGATCGAGCACGGGTTAGATCGCGGCGCACTGCCGGTCAAGCTGTGCTACTCAGGTCCGTTCTTCCGCTACGAACGCCCCCAGGCCGGCCGCTATCGCCAGCTGCAGCAGGTAGGGGTCGAAGCCATCGGCGTCGACGACCCGGCCCTGGATGCCGAGGTGATCGCCGTCGCCGATGCCGGTTTCCGGTCGCTCGGCCTCGACGGGTTCCGCTTGGAGATCACCTCGCTAGGCGATGACACCTGTCGTCCGCAATACCGTGAGCTGTTGCAGGACTTCCTCTTTCGCTTGGATCTCGACGAGGAAACCCGCAGGCGCGCTGAGATCAACCCCCTGCGTGTGCTCGACGACAAGCGTCCGGAGGTCAAGGCGATGACCGCCGACGCTCCGGTGATGCTCGATCATCTGTCCGACGAGGCCAAGCAACATTTCGACACGGTGCTGGCCCATCTCGACGGGCTGGGCGTGCCATACGTCATCAACCCGAGGATGGTTCGCGGCCTCGACTACTACACCAAGACCACCTTCGAATTCGTGCACGACGGGTTGGGGGCCCAGTCGGGCA
This genomic stretch from Mycobacterium paraterrae harbors:
- a CDS encoding NAD-dependent epimerase/dehydratase family protein; this translates as MGASGNVGACVTRHLVADGADVRVLLRKTSFTKGIDGLSVDRHYGDLFDGDAVARAMADREVVYYCVVDTRAELRDPAPLFATNVEALRHVLDAAVTADVQRFVFLSTIGTIAVGFDGQTVDEDTPFNWADKAGGYIASRRAAEALVLSYVAEQGLPAVVANVSNPYGPPDWQPRQGMLVKLAAQGKMPFYVSGVGSEVVGIDDVADALLLASERGRIGERYIVSERYMSQRELLTIAAQAVGARPPRFGVPMAALYGLGWINDGLGALLRKDFPMSRQSARLVELTSPASHAKASRELGWHPTPTEDSIRRAARTYVERSVEAG
- a CDS encoding peptidylprolyl isomerase; this translates as MTIKVTRIAALLGITAVALTVTSCSHHKSGQAAATTPSSAAAAATSTLPPVPPVTGPKLPPFFPGPSVGANCQYPRTTEPAGKQAAPPPNGKVSTEPATIGLTFVTDRGRIPLQLANNESPCTVSSFVSLAQQAYFDNTECHRLTTARALSVLQCGDPKGDGTGGPGYQFANEFPTIQYPPGEPALKVPVVYPRGTLAMANAGPGTNGSQFFMVYRDSLLPPTYTIFGTITPAGLAVIDKIASGGVAGGGDDGKPANEVAITSARLD
- a CDS encoding MBL fold metallo-hydrolase — protein: MLITGFPAGLLQCNCYVLAPHPGADAIVVDPGQRAMGQLRRILDKNRLTPAAVLLTHGHIDHIWSAQKVSDTYGCPAYIHPEDRFMLTDPIKDFGPKIGQILLAAIFREPKQVVELDRDGDKIDLAGISVTVDHTPGHTRGSVVFRIDGAMGAKDVALTGDTLFQRSVGRTDLFGGSGRDLLRSIVDKLLVLDDSTVVLPGHGNATTIGDERRFNPFIEGLSR
- a CDS encoding peptidylprolyl isomerase — translated: MPSNEQRRASAKRKLERQLERRAQQARRRRTLAIIGGSVAAVVVTAAIVATVVLTNHDDKKTSASSDTSSSAAPSAKGAPLPAFKPNDTIGADCQYPPSGQPAKPANLPRTGKVPTDPAQVSVSMVTNQGHIGLLLSNNESPCTVNSFASLAQQKFFDGTKCHRLTTSILQCGDPSADGTGGPGYRFADEYPVDQYPPGDPAAHEPVIYPRGTLAMANSGPNTNGSQFFLVYKDTPLPPAYTVFGKIQQDGLATLDKIAKGGIAGGGEDGPPASEVTITSVRLD
- the hisS gene encoding histidine--tRNA ligase, with the protein product MSEFSAPKGVPDYVPPDSARFVAVRAALLDAARRAGYSDIELPIFEDTALFARGVGESTDVVSKEMYTFADRGDRSVTLRPEGTAGVVRAVIEHGLDRGALPVKLCYSGPFFRYERPQAGRYRQLQQVGVEAIGVDDPALDAEVIAVADAGFRSLGLDGFRLEITSLGDDTCRPQYRELLQDFLFRLDLDEETRRRAEINPLRVLDDKRPEVKAMTADAPVMLDHLSDEAKQHFDTVLAHLDGLGVPYVINPRMVRGLDYYTKTTFEFVHDGLGAQSGIGGGGRYDGLMRQLGGQDLSGIGFGLGVDRTLLALRAEGKDVGPTSRCDVFGVPLSDQAKLRLAVLAGQLRAAGARVDLAYGGRGLKGAMRAADRSGARLALVAGDRDIDAGTVGVKDLTTGEQVDVETDSVVREVLSRLGY